The DNA sequence TGCAGATGAATAAAGCGATGATGATTTTAATTAATGACGGCGTAGTAAAAACCCCTCATTTGTTGATGGACAGAGTACAGGATGGGGTAAAAATTCCTTATCGTCAGGAAGAGCAACCGCCAATTGCTGATATTCATTCCGGCTACTGGGAAATAGCCAAGGATGGCATGTACGGGGTTGCTAATCGCCCCAACGGTACGGCGCATAAAAGTTTTGCTGATGCACCATATAAAATTGCTGCAAAATCAGGCACTGCTCAGGTTTACGGTTTGAAAGCAAACGAAACCTATGATGCGAGTAAAATTTCGGAGCTACTGCGCGACCATAAACTGATGACGGCCTATGCTCCCTATGACAATCCGCGTGTTGCGGTGACCATTATTCTGGAAAATGGCGGCGCAGGCCCCACAGTTGGCACCATTATGCGGCAGATACTTGACCATATTATGCTGGGAGACAACAACACGGTTTTGCCTGTCTCTGACCCCACTCCGCCAGGCTATGAAGGGGAATAATGATGAATGATCATCATCCAAAACGCACCTTTTGGGATAAAATTCATATCGATCCTCTCTTCTTTGTCTTAGTGCTGGCTCTGCTGGTCTACAGTTCACTGGTCATCTGGAGTGCCAGTGGTCAGGATCCTGGCATGATGGAGCGTAAACTGGCACAAATTGGCATGGGGCTGGTCGTGATGCTGGTAATGGCTCAGATTCCACCACGAGTCTACGAAGGCTGGGCACCCTATTTGTATATCGTGTGTGTCTGCCTGCTGATTGCTGTTGATGCTTTTGGACAGATCAGTAAGGGAGCACAACGCTGGCTGGATTTAGGCATTATTCGTTTTCAACCTTCCGAGATTGCCAAAATTGCCGTACCGTTGATGGTGGCGCGTTTTATCAATCGTGATGTGTGTCCCCCTACGCTGAAAAACACCGCCATCGCGCTGGTTATCATCTTTTTCCCCACGCTGCTGGTGGCCGCTCAACCTGATCTGGGAACTTCCATTCTGGTTGCCGCATCCGGGCTTTTTGTCCTGTTTTTGTCGGGGATGAGCTGGAAACTGATCACGACGGCGGTGCTACTTTTGGCAGCGTTTATTCCCATTTTGTGGTTCTTTTTAATGCATGATTACCAGCGCGATCGCGTCATGATGCTGCTCGACCCGGAAAGCGATCCACTCGGAGCCGGTTATCATATTATTCAGTCAAAGATTGCCATCGGTTCTGGTGGCCCCTTCGGTAAAGGCTGGCTGCATGGGACACAATCACAGCTGGAATTTCTTCCGGAACGCCACACAGACTTTATTTTCGCTGTCTTATCCGAAGAGCTTGGGCTGGCGGGTGTCCTGCTTTTACTCGGGCTTAATTTACTTTTAATCATCAGAGGACTGATCATTGCTGCACGCGCGCAAACCACTTTCGGGCGGGTGATGATCGGTGGCCTGATGCTGATTTTTTATGTTTATATATTCGTCAATATTGGTATGGTCAGTGGTATTCTTCCGGTAGTTGGTGTCCCTCTGCCACTGGTCAGTTATGGTGGGTCCGCATTAGTAGTATTGATGGCCGGTTTTGGCATCATTATGTCGATTCATACTCATCGAAAACTATTATCTAAAAGTGTTTAAAGAGGCTAATGATGCGTAAGGAATGGCATTTTATTGCTCTGGTCCCCTTGTTACTGACCGCCTGTACCACACCACAACCGGAAGCAAACCGGAAGCCCCTGCCTGAATCATGGCAGGGGCCAGTGGTAGAAATTGGTGGCGCAGAACCTCGTTATGAAACCTGGGATCCCAATATCAATAAAGATTACACTGTCAACGGAAGCCGTTATAATGTAATCAGCAATCCGGCCCAGTTCAGTGAGACGGGGTTCGCTGCCTGGTATGGTGATTCTGCCTCACAACAGCGAACCGCCAGCGGTGAATTTCTTGATCCCGAAGCACTGACTGCAGCCCACCCTACGCTGCCTATTCCCAGCTATGTCAGAGTGACCAACCTGGCAAATGGACGTATGCTGGTTGTGCGCGTTAACGATCGCGGCCCTTTCCGTGAAGGACGTGTCATCGATCTAACCCGTGCAGCCGGAGAGAGACTTAATCTGTCAAATAACAGTCGGGTCAATATTGATTTTATCAATGTTGCACCCGATGGTACCCTTTCTGGCCCCGGCACAGTTGGTACAAGTGTGGCAAAGCAGAGTTACGCGTTGCCTTCACGCCCTGATATACAAGCATCAAGCCAGCCGGAGATTACGCCATCTCCTATGCTCGATTCTGTTGCAGAAGCCAAAAAAATAGATGTGCGCCCCGAGGATAACCGAAGTCTCTCTACTAACACAACTATGGGTGCACCAGTCAATAGTAATGGTTTTTTAGGTGCTCCACAGCCACTCGCAGCCGGGGTTCTTGAAGGTGAAGAACCGTCAGCGCTTACTCCTTCAACGTCTGCTACGACACAACCTTCTGTGTCGTCTAACCAGGCATCTGCCAGCGGGTGGGTAGTCCAGGCCGGCGCTTTGAGCAATCAGGCCCGTGCGCAGCAGCATCTCAACACATTACGCCAGCAGTTTTCTGTCACCGGACGCGTAGCTCAACAGGGCAATATCTATCGTGTGCAACTCGGCCCCTTCAGCTCCCGGCAACAGGCTGATACTCTGCAACAACGTTTGGCGCGCGAAGCAAATATTGCTGCTTTTGTGATGATGGCATCGCGCTAATGATCTTCTGCGAAGCGACAAAAATCAGTTGTCGCTTCGCAGACTATGCCCGGAATACCTGGCAGATATTATGACTACTGTTGAAAGTTGTTACACATCGTCAGGCGAGACATTCCGCCGGAGTGATTCGGTTTTCATTAATATTTGCTATAGTAACTCACTTTTTATTCACCCCATGGAACAGTGTCATTGTTAACATGAATAGCCTATTTTTCTCATCATCGTCTAAAAAAACCTTTCTCAGTGCTGCGATGCTGCTCGCTGTATCAGTCACTTCCCATGCTGAAGACACCAATATCCGCACGATGATTCCAGGGGTACCTGATATCGATGCTGAAGCCTATATTCTGATTGATTACAATTCAGGTAAGGTTCTGGCAGAAAAAAATGCCGATACGCGTCGTGATCCAGCGAGCCTGACCAAAATGATGACCAGCTATGTGATTGGTCAGGCCGTCAAAGCAGGAAAAATTCACCAGGATGACATCGTCACGGTCAACAAAGACGCATGGGCCACGGGTAACCCGGTATTCAAAGGCTCATCGCTGATGTTTTTGAAACCTGGTGATCGGGTTGCCGTATCCGCACTAACGCGTGGCATTGTCCTGCAGTCAGGCAATGATGCTTGTGTGGCAATGGCGGACTATGTTGCCGGAAGTCAGGATGCGTTTGTCAGCCTGATGAACAATTACGTTAAAGTTCTGGGGCTGAAAAATACTCACTTCCAGACGGTACACGGTCTGGATGCTGAAGGTCAGTACAGCTCAGCACGTGATATGGCCTTAATTGGTCAGGCTTTGATTCGTGACGTACCTGATGAATACGCGATTTATAAAGAAAAAGAGTTCACGTTTAATAATATCCGACAGACAAACCGCAATGGTCTGCTCTGGGACACCAGTTTACAGGTCGATGGCATCAAAACAGGGCACACAGAAGCAGCAGGATATAACCTGGTTGCTTCAGCAACAGAAGGCCAGATGCGACTGATCTCTACCGTGATGGGCGGGCACACCTTTAAAGGCCGTGAAACAGAAAGTAAAAAACTGCTGACCTGGGGTTTTCGTTTTTTTGAAACTGTCGCACCTTTAAAAGCGGACAAAGAGTTCGCTTCAGAACCTGTCTGGTTCGGCAACAGTGACCGGGTTAAGCTCGGAGTCGCTGAAGATGTCTATCTCACCATCCCGCGCGGCAGAATGAAAGATCTGAAAGCCAGCTATACGCTGACAAACACGGAGTTACATGCTCCGCTGGCTAAAAACCAGGTTGTGGGTACCATCAATTTCCAGCTTGACGGGAAAGAGATTGAACAACGCACCTTAGTTGTGCTGAATGACATGCCAGAAGGCGGTTTTTTCAGCCGTCTGATTGACCATATCCGGCTGATGTTTCATCGCTGGTTTGGTTAAGTAGCCTCGACCGGAACAGAGATTATGACGACCTGTTCCGGTTGTTTTTTCCAGGATGATCCCCATCTAATAACCAGCATGGATGACTGGTATTGCAGTTGTCCCTCTTATGCCATTACGGGAGGCACCATGAAAACCAATTTAAAAGAGCTACTGGAATTCCCCACCCCATTTACCTATAAGGTGATGGGGCTCGCACAACCAGAGTTAGTTGATCAGATTGTCAATGTCGTACAACGGCATGCCCCTGGTGATTACGCTCCGGAGGTGAAGCCCAGCAGTAAAGGGAACTATCACTCTGTCTCTATCACTATCAATGCCACGCATATTGAGCAAGTCGAAGCGCTGTATGAAGAGTTAGGCAATATTGAAATTGTACGCATGGTGCTGTAATTCGCGTATTTCCTGTCAAATTTTCGGCAGAAAATGCACAAGCACACGACATTGACCGGAAAGAGAGAGCACATGCAGCACGAGAGTCTGATCATTCGTCAACTGGGTTTCCGCGACTGGGCTGCAACCTCGCAGGCGATGCACGAGTTCACTGAACACAGGACCCAGGATACACCTGATGAATTATGGCTTGTGCAACACTATCCTGTCTTTACTCAAGGCCAGGCAGGTAAAGCTGAGCATGTTTTAACGCCGGGTGCCATTCCGGTGATGCAGAGTGACCGTGGCGGACAAGTGACTTATCACGGTCTTGGCCAACAGATTGTCTATGTTCTGCTGGATATCAGGCGCAAAAAAATGGGTGTCAGAACACTGGTTACCGCACTGGAACAGAGTGTAATTGATACACTGGCACATTTTTCTGTTGAGGCGGTCAGTCGTCCCGATGCACCTGGCGTTTATGTTGCGGATAAAAAAATTTGTTCGCTGGGATTACGCATCCGCCATGGCTGCTCTTTTCACGGTCTGGCACTGAACATTAATATGGATCTCTCTCCTTTCCGACAAATAAATCCATGTGGATACGCAGGCCTGCAGATGACACAACTCTGTGATTTGGTCCCCGATTCACATCCTGAACAGGCAACTGACCGGCTGGTGCAGAGTCTGGTGAAACAACTCTCTTTCCCTGCGCATGCTGTTATCAATGTAGCACCCTGAGCACCATATTTTACCTGTGACAGGCTGGATATCGCGTTCAGCAATGTTATACTCCTGACCATATTATCAACATAATATCAATCGTTACGGCTGTTGCCTCTTCACTGAGAACAATAGCTGCCCGCACAATGTACGTGATACGACTGTACCTGTGGTGCATGCTAACCTGGAAACCTGCACGATTATGAGTAAACCCATTCAGATGGAACGCGGTGTAAAATACCGTGATGCGGACAAAATGGCATTAATCCCGGTGAAAACTGTGGTCGCCGATAAAACAGAGATGTTGCGCAAACCCGAGTGGATGAAAATTAAGCTTCCGGCCGATTCAAGCCGTATTCAGGGCATTAAAGCGGCGATGCGGAAAAATGGATTACACTCCGTGTGTGAAGAGGCATCCTGTCCTAACCTGGCAGAATGCTTCAACCATGGCACGGCGACATTCATGATCCTGGGTGCAATCTGTACCCGTCGCTGCCCTTTCTGTGACGTTGCCCACGGTCGTCCGATCGCTCCTGATACCAATGAACCGGAAAAACTGGCGCAAACTATTGCAGATATGGGGCTGCGCTATGTGGTGATCACCTCGGTAGATCGCGATGATTTGCGTGATGGTGGCGCACAACATTTTGCTGACTGCATTGCCGCTATCCGTGCGAAGAGTCCGCATATCAAAATTGAAACACTGGTGCCTGATTTCCGCGGACGTATGGATCGTGCCCTGGATATCCTGAATGCCACGCCACCGGATGTGTTCAACCATAATCTTGA is a window from the Erwinia sp. genome containing:
- the mrdB gene encoding Peptidoglycan glycosyltransferase MrdB (ID:JIFNMEKO_02166;~source:Prodigal:2.6), translating into MMNDHHPKRTFWDKIHIDPLFFVLVLALLVYSSLVIWSASGQDPGMMERKLAQIGMGLVVMLVMAQIPPRVYEGWAPYLYIVCVCLLIAVDAFGQISKGAQRWLDLGIIRFQPSEIAKIAVPLMVARFINRDVCPPTLKNTAIALVIIFFPTLLVAAQPDLGTSILVAASGLFVLFLSGMSWKLITTAVLLLAAFIPILWFFLMHDYQRDRVMMLLDPESDPLGAGYHIIQSKIAIGSGGPFGKGWLHGTQSQLEFLPERHTDFIFAVLSEELGLAGVLLLLGLNLLLIIRGLIIAARAQTTFGRVMIGGLMLIFYVYIFVNIGMVSGILPVVGVPLPLVSYGGSALVVLMAGFGIIMSIHTHRKLLSKSV
- the rlpA gene encoding Endolytic peptidoglycan transglycosylase RlpA (ID:JIFNMEKO_02167;~source:Prodigal:2.6), translated to MRKEWHFIALVPLLLTACTTPQPEANRKPLPESWQGPVVEIGGAEPRYETWDPNINKDYTVNGSRYNVISNPAQFSETGFAAWYGDSASQQRTASGEFLDPEALTAAHPTLPIPSYVRVTNLANGRMLVVRVNDRGPFREGRVIDLTRAAGERLNLSNNSRVNIDFINVAPDGTLSGPGTVGTSVAKQSYALPSRPDIQASSQPEITPSPMLDSVAEAKKIDVRPEDNRSLSTNTTMGAPVNSNGFLGAPQPLAAGVLEGEEPSALTPSTSATTQPSVSSNQASASGWVVQAGALSNQARAQQHLNTLRQQFSVTGRVAQQGNIYRVQLGPFSSRQQADTLQQRLAREANIAAFVMMASR
- the dacA gene encoding D-alanyl-D-alanine carboxypeptidase DacA (ID:JIFNMEKO_02168;~source:Prodigal:2.6) → MNSLFFSSSSKKTFLSAAMLLAVSVTSHAEDTNIRTMIPGVPDIDAEAYILIDYNSGKVLAEKNADTRRDPASLTKMMTSYVIGQAVKAGKIHQDDIVTVNKDAWATGNPVFKGSSLMFLKPGDRVAVSALTRGIVLQSGNDACVAMADYVAGSQDAFVSLMNNYVKVLGLKNTHFQTVHGLDAEGQYSSARDMALIGQALIRDVPDEYAIYKEKEFTFNNIRQTNRNGLLWDTSLQVDGIKTGHTEAAGYNLVASATEGQMRLISTVMGGHTFKGRETESKKLLTWGFRFFETVAPLKADKEFASEPVWFGNSDRVKLGVAEDVYLTIPRGRMKDLKASYTLTNTELHAPLAKNQVVGTINFQLDGKEIEQRTLVVLNDMPEGGFFSRLIDHIRLMFHRWFG
- a CDS encoding hypothetical protein (ID:JIFNMEKO_02169;~UPF0250 protein YbeD;~source:Prodigal:2.6); translated protein: MKTNLKELLEFPTPFTYKVMGLAQPELVDQIVNVVQRHAPGDYAPEVKPSSKGNYHSVSITINATHIEQVEALYEELGNIEIVRMVL
- the lipB gene encoding Octanoyltransferase (ID:JIFNMEKO_02170;~source:Prodigal:2.6); amino-acid sequence: MQHESLIIRQLGFRDWAATSQAMHEFTEHRTQDTPDELWLVQHYPVFTQGQAGKAEHVLTPGAIPVMQSDRGGQVTYHGLGQQIVYVLLDIRRKKMGVRTLVTALEQSVIDTLAHFSVEAVSRPDAPGVYVADKKICSLGLRIRHGCSFHGLALNINMDLSPFRQINPCGYAGLQMTQLCDLVPDSHPEQATDRLVQSLVKQLSFPAHAVINVAP
- the lipA gene encoding Lipoyl synthase (ID:JIFNMEKO_02171;~source:Prodigal:2.6), with the protein product MSKPIQMERGVKYRDADKMALIPVKTVVADKTEMLRKPEWMKIKLPADSSRIQGIKAAMRKNGLHSVCEEASCPNLAECFNHGTATFMILGAICTRRCPFCDVAHGRPIAPDTNEPEKLAQTIADMGLRYVVITSVDRDDLRDGGAQHFADCIAAIRAKSPHIKIETLVPDFRGRMDRALDILNATPPDVFNHNLENVPRVYRQVRPGANYDWSLQLLARFKEAHPEVPTKSGLMVGLGETNAEIVEVMRDLRKHGVTMLTLGQYLQPSRHHLPVQRYVSPAEFDEMKAAAMDMGFTHAACGPFVRSSYHADMQAKGLEVK